A single genomic interval of Plantibacter sp. Leaf314 harbors:
- a CDS encoding epimerase produces MTSERIVVAGASGFIGRRLVESFRADGATVSVIGRGAADARWDDRAGIARLVDGADLLVNLAGKSVNCRYTASNRAAILRSRVDTTTELSRAVREAASPPPLWINASTATIYRDADDRAMTEVDGEIGSGFSVDVATAWERALFADDLPATRRVALRIAIVLGDGGALTPLLWLARLGLGGPQLDGRWPRSRSRRAAGTGHRFTTPHGRQRFSWIHLDDVIGIVRFLRDHPELSGAVNVTSPSPTDNRGFMRTLRHVLGMPIGLPAPRWLLEIGMFLLRTESELVLKSRWALPERLLQAGYRFEHPTLDPALREIVSARGLPTGPRSR; encoded by the coding sequence ATGACGTCCGAGCGGATCGTGGTCGCCGGAGCGTCCGGGTTCATCGGGCGTCGGCTGGTCGAGTCCTTCCGGGCCGACGGCGCAACGGTCTCCGTCATCGGTCGCGGTGCGGCCGACGCCCGTTGGGATGATCGAGCGGGCATCGCCCGACTGGTCGACGGCGCGGACCTCCTGGTCAACCTGGCGGGGAAGAGCGTGAACTGCCGGTACACCGCTTCGAACCGTGCCGCGATCCTCCGGTCACGCGTCGACACGACGACGGAGCTGTCGCGAGCGGTCCGCGAAGCGGCCTCGCCTCCTCCGCTGTGGATCAACGCGTCGACGGCGACCATCTACCGTGACGCGGACGATCGCGCCATGACGGAAGTCGACGGCGAGATCGGATCGGGCTTTTCCGTAGACGTCGCCACGGCATGGGAGCGGGCACTGTTCGCCGACGATCTGCCGGCCACACGACGGGTCGCTCTCCGGATCGCCATCGTCCTCGGCGACGGAGGGGCGCTCACACCGTTGCTGTGGTTGGCGCGCCTCGGCCTCGGGGGACCGCAGCTCGACGGTCGCTGGCCCCGTTCGCGATCGCGTCGGGCCGCCGGAACGGGTCATCGGTTCACGACGCCCCATGGTCGGCAACGGTTCAGTTGGATCCACCTGGACGACGTCATCGGCATCGTCCGGTTCCTCCGCGACCACCCGGAGCTCTCAGGCGCCGTCAACGTGACCTCGCCGAGCCCCACGGACAACCGCGGCTTCATGCGGACCCTGCGGCACGTGCTCGGGATGCCGATCGGCCTTCCCGCACCCCGCTGGCTCCTGGAGATCGGGATGTTCCTCCTCCGCACGGAGAGCGAGCTCGTCCTGAAGAGTCGCTGGGCGCTCCCGGAACGGTTGCTGCAAGCGGGCTACCGCTTCGAGCACCCGACCCTGGATCCGGCGCTCCGGGAGATCGTCTCGGCACGCGGCTTGCCCACAGGTCCTCGATCCCGCTAA
- a CDS encoding DUF885 domain-containing protein, producing the protein MSHEEPRQSTPIDAIAESWVETLVQLRPEVGTYIGRTDVGGRYSDTSPAGHEAYVEAAARTLSALRSATPVDAVDRVTQTDLTAELELDLASSEAGLQYRDLNVIASPSQELRDVFDLMPTATVDDWSTISTRLGALPEAVDGYIETLREGIAKGITPARRQVKEVYEQVLRTGADDGFFIGFAAEAGPEDGQLPASLAGELSTGAGAAAVAYNRLADFLAHELMPAATEEDAIGRELYALQSRRFLGATVDLDESYEWGIEELARMVSEQESIANEILPGASVEEAVAFLEQDPARKLHGTEALQRWMQETSDRAVDELGRSQFDIPQEIRALECMIAPTQEGGIYYTGPTDDFSRPGRMWWSVPVGVTEFDTWRELTTVYHEGVPGHHLQIGQAVVNRKTLNLWRRQLAGTSGHAEGWALYAERLMEQLGYLDDPADRLGMLDGQRMRAARVVLDIGVHLGKRLPDGSGTWTAEYAFDFMGRNVNMSPEFVRFEVNRYLGWPGQAPSYKIGQRIWEQLRDDAARRAGDAFDIKDFHRRALDLGGVGLDTLRSAMLE; encoded by the coding sequence ATGTCTCACGAAGAACCTCGCCAGAGCACACCGATCGACGCCATCGCCGAAAGCTGGGTGGAGACGCTCGTCCAGCTGCGGCCCGAGGTCGGCACCTACATCGGCCGAACCGACGTCGGCGGGCGCTACAGCGACACCTCGCCGGCCGGGCACGAGGCCTATGTCGAGGCCGCGGCCCGCACGCTGAGCGCCCTCCGCTCGGCCACTCCCGTCGACGCCGTCGACCGCGTCACCCAGACCGACCTCACCGCGGAGCTCGAACTCGACCTCGCCTCCTCCGAAGCCGGCCTGCAGTACCGGGATCTGAACGTGATCGCGTCGCCGTCGCAGGAGCTCCGCGACGTCTTCGACCTCATGCCGACGGCCACCGTGGACGACTGGAGCACGATCAGCACCCGTCTGGGTGCGTTGCCCGAAGCGGTCGACGGATACATCGAGACGCTTCGCGAGGGGATCGCGAAGGGCATCACCCCCGCACGACGCCAGGTGAAGGAGGTCTACGAGCAGGTGCTCCGCACCGGCGCCGACGACGGCTTCTTCATCGGCTTCGCGGCGGAAGCCGGTCCGGAGGACGGCCAGCTCCCAGCGTCGCTCGCCGGAGAGCTGTCGACCGGAGCCGGTGCAGCCGCCGTCGCCTACAACCGCCTCGCCGACTTCCTCGCCCATGAACTGATGCCCGCCGCGACCGAGGAGGACGCGATCGGCCGCGAGCTGTACGCCCTGCAGTCCCGACGGTTCCTCGGAGCGACGGTCGATCTCGACGAGAGCTACGAGTGGGGGATCGAGGAGCTGGCCCGCATGGTCTCCGAGCAGGAGTCGATCGCGAACGAGATCCTCCCCGGAGCCTCGGTGGAGGAGGCGGTCGCCTTCCTCGAGCAGGATCCCGCGCGCAAACTGCACGGCACGGAGGCGCTGCAGCGCTGGATGCAGGAGACGAGCGATCGCGCGGTCGACGAGCTCGGCCGCAGCCAGTTCGACATCCCCCAGGAGATCCGCGCGCTCGAGTGCATGATCGCTCCCACACAGGAGGGCGGGATCTACTACACGGGCCCGACCGACGACTTCTCCCGTCCCGGCCGCATGTGGTGGTCGGTCCCCGTCGGCGTCACCGAGTTCGACACCTGGCGCGAGCTGACGACGGTCTACCACGAGGGCGTTCCCGGGCACCACCTGCAGATCGGGCAGGCGGTGGTCAACCGCAAGACCCTCAACCTCTGGCGCCGGCAGCTCGCCGGCACCTCCGGACACGCCGAGGGTTGGGCGCTGTACGCGGAGCGGTTGATGGAGCAGCTCGGGTACCTCGACGACCCGGCCGATCGCCTGGGCATGCTCGACGGTCAGCGGATGCGTGCGGCTCGGGTCGTCCTCGACATCGGCGTGCACCTCGGCAAGCGGCTCCCCGACGGGAGCGGCACCTGGACCGCCGAGTACGCGTTCGACTTCATGGGCCGGAACGTGAACATGTCTCCGGAGTTCGTCCGCTTCGAGGTGAACCGCTACCTCGGCTGGCCCGGGCAGGCGCCGTCCTACAAGATCGGGCAGCGCATCTGGGAGCAGCTCCGCGATGACGCGGCCCGCCGAGCCGGTGACGCCTTCGACATCAAGGACTTCCACCGTCGGGCGCTCGACCTCGGGGGCGTCGGGCTCGACACCCTGCGGTCGGCGATGCTCGAATGA
- the polA gene encoding DNA polymerase I yields MSESEKPTLLVVDGHSLAFRAFYALPVDSFQTRDGQHTNAIHGFISMLISLLKNENPSHIAVAFDISRRSFRTREYPEYKGTRGETPPEFKGQVPLLEEALKAMNITTISKEDYEADDILATLAKQGGEEGFRVLVVSGDRDTIQLVTDDVTLLYPSSQGVSALTRYDGAKVFERYGIRPEQYPEIAALVGETSDNLPGIPKVGEKTAVKWLNQFGSLEQILERADEITGKVGESLREHKENAVRNRRLNRLLTDVELPVGPKDLERRPIDADAVAAVFGRLEFRTLLDRVLKLDGLEANTDVSASHAAGVVMPPRKELLDEELEAWLARAVAAHPGGIGLHLDLDGDLPVAAGLATPTEIVSLAWRPGEADYAPLEAWLASDAPKIMHDAKPQVKAVTRAGLKLDGLAYDTAVAGWLLRPSGGDKNLGDLTARYLDETMPVADPNQLVPETDPVGVGGTAWYAFRVAEATRAALDPGSLGVLLDMELPVLQVLAHMELTGVTVDHGILSGLSEQLGNRSAELASNAYAEIGREVNLGSPKQLQEVLFDQLAMPKTRANKTGFSTDAGALADLQEKSPHPFLGLLLEHRDATKLRQIVETLDKAITDDGRIHTTYVQIGTSTGRISSTDPNLQNIPVRTEEGRRIRAAFQAGTGYETLLTADYSQIEMRIMAHLSGDAGLIEAFKSGEDLHRFVGARIFSVAAEDVTPAMRNKVKAMSYGLAYGLSAFGLSKQLRISSAEAKQLMVDYFERFGAVRDYLRNVVEQAKLDGYTETIFGRRRLFPELASPNRLVRENAERQALNAPIQGSAADIMKRAMIGIESDLRSQSLRSQMMLQVHDELIFEVAEGEWDALEAIVRTQMAGAAELSVPLDVQIGHGHDWDSAAH; encoded by the coding sequence GTGTCGGAATCAGAAAAGCCTACCCTCCTCGTCGTCGACGGCCACTCGCTCGCCTTCCGGGCGTTCTACGCGCTGCCGGTCGACAGCTTCCAAACCCGCGACGGCCAGCACACGAACGCCATTCACGGCTTCATCTCCATGCTGATCAGCCTGCTGAAGAACGAGAACCCGAGCCATATCGCCGTGGCCTTCGACATCTCCCGCCGCTCGTTCCGGACCCGTGAGTACCCCGAGTACAAGGGGACGCGCGGCGAGACCCCGCCCGAGTTCAAGGGTCAGGTGCCGCTGTTGGAGGAGGCGCTCAAGGCGATGAACATCACCACGATCAGCAAAGAGGACTACGAGGCCGACGACATCCTCGCCACCCTCGCCAAGCAGGGTGGCGAGGAGGGCTTCCGCGTCCTCGTCGTCTCGGGCGACCGCGACACCATCCAGTTGGTGACCGACGACGTGACGCTGCTCTACCCGTCCAGCCAGGGCGTCTCGGCGCTGACGCGCTACGACGGCGCCAAGGTGTTCGAGCGCTACGGCATCCGTCCCGAGCAGTACCCGGAGATCGCCGCGCTGGTGGGCGAGACGAGCGACAACCTCCCCGGCATCCCGAAGGTGGGCGAGAAGACGGCCGTCAAATGGCTCAACCAGTTCGGCTCGCTGGAGCAGATCCTGGAACGCGCGGACGAGATCACCGGCAAGGTGGGGGAGAGCCTCCGCGAACACAAGGAGAACGCCGTCCGCAACCGGCGCTTGAACCGGCTCCTCACCGACGTCGAACTGCCGGTCGGCCCGAAGGACCTCGAGCGACGTCCGATCGACGCCGACGCCGTGGCCGCCGTGTTCGGTCGACTGGAGTTCCGCACGCTCCTCGACCGGGTGCTGAAGCTCGACGGTCTCGAGGCGAACACCGACGTGTCGGCATCGCACGCGGCCGGCGTGGTGATGCCGCCACGGAAGGAACTGCTCGACGAAGAACTCGAGGCGTGGCTCGCCCGCGCCGTGGCAGCCCACCCGGGCGGCATCGGACTCCACCTCGACCTGGACGGCGACCTGCCGGTCGCCGCTGGTCTGGCCACCCCCACGGAGATCGTGTCTCTCGCCTGGCGTCCCGGTGAGGCCGATTACGCGCCGCTCGAAGCCTGGCTCGCGAGCGACGCCCCGAAGATCATGCACGATGCGAAACCGCAGGTGAAGGCCGTCACACGCGCCGGCCTCAAGCTCGACGGGCTGGCGTACGACACGGCGGTCGCCGGCTGGCTCCTCCGCCCGAGCGGCGGCGACAAGAACCTCGGCGACCTCACCGCACGGTACCTCGACGAGACGATGCCTGTGGCGGACCCGAACCAACTGGTCCCGGAGACCGACCCGGTCGGTGTCGGGGGGACGGCCTGGTACGCGTTCCGCGTCGCAGAGGCCACCCGCGCCGCCCTCGACCCGGGGTCGCTCGGCGTCCTGCTCGACATGGAGCTGCCGGTCCTGCAGGTGCTGGCGCACATGGAACTCACCGGGGTGACCGTCGACCACGGCATCCTGAGCGGTCTGTCCGAGCAGCTCGGGAACCGGTCAGCGGAACTGGCGAGCAACGCCTACGCCGAGATCGGTCGCGAGGTCAACCTCGGTTCACCCAAGCAGCTCCAGGAGGTGCTGTTCGACCAACTGGCCATGCCCAAGACCCGCGCCAACAAGACCGGGTTCTCCACCGACGCCGGTGCACTCGCCGACCTCCAGGAGAAGAGCCCGCATCCGTTCCTCGGCCTGCTCCTCGAACACCGCGACGCGACGAAGCTCCGTCAGATCGTGGAGACGCTCGACAAAGCGATCACCGACGACGGTCGCATCCACACCACCTACGTCCAGATCGGGACGAGCACGGGCCGGATCTCCTCGACCGACCCGAACCTGCAGAACATCCCGGTGCGCACCGAGGAGGGACGACGGATCCGCGCGGCCTTCCAGGCCGGGACCGGGTACGAGACCCTGCTCACGGCCGACTACTCGCAGATCGAGATGCGGATCATGGCCCACCTCTCCGGCGATGCCGGCCTCATCGAGGCGTTCAAGTCCGGCGAGGACCTCCACCGCTTCGTGGGTGCACGCATCTTCAGCGTGGCCGCGGAAGACGTCACGCCCGCCATGCGCAACAAGGTGAAGGCCATGTCGTACGGCCTCGCCTACGGGCTCAGCGCCTTCGGCCTCTCGAAGCAGCTCCGGATCTCCAGCGCCGAGGCGAAGCAGCTGATGGTCGACTACTTCGAGCGGTTCGGCGCGGTGCGCGACTATCTGCGGAACGTCGTCGAGCAGGCGAAGCTCGACGGGTACACCGAGACCATCTTCGGTCGTCGTCGGCTGTTCCCCGAGCTCGCGAGCCCGAACCGGCTCGTGCGCGAGAACGCCGAACGGCAGGCGCTGAACGCTCCGATCCAGGGTTCCGCAGCGGACATCATGAAGCGCGCCATGATCGGCATCGAGTCGGACCTCCGGTCGCAGTCGCTCCGCTCCCAGATGATGCTGCAGGTGCACGACGAATTGATCTTCGAGGTCGCCGAGGGGGAGTGGGACGCCCTCGAGGCGATCGTCCGGACGCAGATGGCGGGTGCCGCCGAACTGTCGGTGCCGCTCGACGTCCAGATCGGACACGGCCACGATTGGGACTCGGCCGCACACTGA
- a CDS encoding hotdog fold thioesterase, producing MTNETDKALEFLRTRGSGALAAKMGIEFTEFTVQRSVATMPVEGNTQPAMLLHGGAYVVLGESLGSMAANLFAGPGKLAVGIDINATHTRSATEGIVTGVCTPIHLGRSLTVHEIAVSDEQGRRCSTIRITNLIKDAPGT from the coding sequence ATGACGAACGAGACCGACAAAGCCCTCGAGTTCCTGAGGACGAGAGGCAGCGGCGCACTCGCCGCCAAGATGGGGATCGAGTTCACGGAGTTCACGGTCCAACGGTCCGTCGCGACCATGCCGGTCGAGGGCAACACGCAACCCGCGATGCTGCTGCACGGAGGCGCCTACGTCGTCCTCGGTGAATCCCTCGGGTCGATGGCCGCCAACCTCTTCGCCGGCCCAGGCAAGCTCGCCGTCGGCATCGACATCAACGCCACGCACACCCGTTCGGCCACCGAGGGGATCGTGACCGGTGTCTGCACCCCCATCCACCTCGGGCGGTCGCTCACCGTCCACGAGATCGCGGTCAGCGACGAGCAGGGTCGACGCTGTTCGACGATCCGCATCACGAACCTCATCAAGGACGCACCGGGCACCTGA
- a CDS encoding ANTAR domain-containing response regulator has protein sequence MTEQETPPVAPRRVVVAEDESLIRLDIVEILRDNGFEVVGEAGDGETAVALATELRPDLVIMDVKMPQLDGISAAERIGKAHIAPVVLLTAFSQKELVERASEAGALAYVVKPFTPNDLLPAIEIALSRYQQIITLEAEVADMVERFETRKLVDRAKGLLNEKMGLTEPEAFRWIQKASMDRRLTMHDVAQAIIEQLSAKK, from the coding sequence GTGACCGAGCAAGAGACCCCTCCCGTAGCCCCGCGGCGCGTCGTCGTCGCTGAGGACGAATCCCTCATCCGCCTCGACATCGTCGAGATCCTTCGCGACAACGGTTTCGAGGTCGTCGGCGAGGCCGGCGACGGCGAGACCGCCGTCGCGCTCGCGACGGAGCTCCGTCCGGACCTCGTGATCATGGATGTGAAGATGCCCCAGCTCGACGGCATCTCCGCCGCCGAGCGCATCGGCAAGGCGCACATCGCACCGGTGGTGCTCCTCACCGCGTTCAGCCAGAAGGAACTGGTCGAGCGGGCGAGCGAGGCCGGTGCCCTGGCGTACGTCGTGAAGCCGTTCACCCCGAACGACCTCCTGCCCGCGATCGAGATCGCCCTCTCGCGGTACCAGCAGATCATCACCCTCGAGGCCGAGGTCGCCGACATGGTCGAGCGCTTCGAGACCCGGAAGCTCGTCGACCGGGCGAAGGGCCTGCTCAATGAGAAGATGGGCCTTACGGAGCCCGAGGCGTTCCGCTGGATCCAGAAGGCCTCCATGGACCGCCGTCTCACCATGCACGATGTGGCGCAGGCGATCATCGAGCAGCTGAGCGCCAAGAAGTAG
- a CDS encoding histidine phosphatase family protein, giving the protein MRLILIRHGQTSSNVAGLLDTAIPGAVLTELGETQAAALPKALVGERIDAVYASTAVRAQQTAAPVAEVSGLPVIVRDGLREISAGDNEMHGSPEAVQVYIDTIVAWAMGDLDTRMPGGENGHEVFARFDAVIEELEGSGLESVVVVSHGAMLRSWLGLRSTNVDGHFIGTHPITNTGVIIVDGDTTTGWRVDTWTGDAVGGPELTTDADGPAAAVERGF; this is encoded by the coding sequence ATGCGCCTCATCCTCATCAGACACGGTCAGACCTCGTCCAACGTCGCCGGCCTGCTCGACACCGCGATCCCCGGGGCCGTCCTCACCGAACTCGGCGAGACGCAGGCGGCCGCCCTCCCCAAAGCGCTCGTGGGCGAGCGGATCGACGCGGTCTACGCCTCCACCGCGGTGCGGGCGCAACAGACCGCCGCACCCGTCGCCGAGGTCAGCGGGCTTCCGGTGATCGTCCGCGACGGACTCCGGGAGATCAGCGCCGGCGACAACGAGATGCACGGGTCGCCCGAGGCCGTGCAGGTCTACATCGACACCATCGTGGCGTGGGCGATGGGCGACCTCGACACCCGGATGCCGGGCGGCGAGAACGGCCACGAGGTGTTCGCGCGCTTCGACGCGGTGATCGAGGAGCTCGAGGGCTCCGGACTGGAGAGTGTCGTGGTCGTGAGCCACGGAGCGATGCTCCGGTCCTGGCTCGGGCTCCGCTCGACGAACGTCGACGGACACTTCATCGGCACACACCCCATCACGAACACGGGCGTCATCATCGTCGACGGAGACACGACGACCGGGTGGCGGGTCGACACGTGGACGGGCGATGCCGTCGGTGGGCCGGAGCTGACGACGGACGCCGACGGTCCGGCCGCCGCCGTCGAGCGCGGCTTCTGA
- a CDS encoding CoA transferase → MNRSVLVDDALRSAVGLDPGGVDREATGSAGLLASRFAVLELAAVAVGAVEDAADRLRIALGFEPLHASLDLERIAAAYQSDRLLRIDGAAVDAFAPLSGFFAAADGWVRTHANYPHHRRRLTAMLGIDDQATRPELASAIASHSALDLESEAAGVGALLVAVRTAVEWSSTPQASVDDGPLVRRHGGSAGSRIASSLRPTRRHPLRGLRVLDLTRVIAGPVSTRTLALLGADVLRVDPPQIPEIPWQYTDSGQGKRTAALDASTPRGLATLQSLSDEADILVTGYRPHALDGLGLRRRDSLVTGSVDAWGATGPWGDRRGFDSLVQAATGIAVVEGEDGAPGALPAQALDHSAGYLLAAAIVDDVVRVVDGGEAGRSSVSLARVGAALQRLPRAEDRHPSALPGARCLVTHGAVTTARPALSAFDDHAFPAAVLRSTAPQWIARS, encoded by the coding sequence ATGAACCGTTCCGTCCTCGTCGACGATGCTCTCCGCAGCGCCGTGGGACTGGACCCGGGAGGGGTCGACCGTGAGGCGACCGGGTCGGCGGGACTCCTGGCCTCCCGATTCGCCGTCCTGGAGCTCGCCGCGGTCGCCGTCGGCGCGGTGGAGGACGCCGCCGACCGGCTCCGTATCGCCCTCGGATTCGAGCCGCTGCACGCGTCGCTCGACCTCGAGCGGATCGCCGCGGCCTACCAGAGCGACCGCCTGTTGCGGATCGACGGAGCAGCCGTCGACGCGTTCGCGCCGCTGTCCGGCTTCTTCGCCGCCGCAGACGGCTGGGTCCGCACGCACGCGAACTACCCCCACCATCGTCGCCGCTTGACCGCCATGCTCGGGATCGACGACCAGGCCACCCGCCCAGAGCTCGCCTCGGCGATCGCCTCCCACTCGGCGCTCGACCTGGAATCGGAGGCCGCCGGCGTCGGCGCGCTCCTCGTCGCCGTCCGGACCGCCGTCGAATGGTCGTCCACACCGCAGGCCTCGGTCGATGATGGACCGCTCGTCAGACGCCACGGTGGCTCCGCCGGATCGAGGATCGCCTCGTCGCTGCGGCCCACGAGGCGGCACCCCTTGCGCGGCCTCCGCGTCCTCGACCTGACGCGGGTGATCGCCGGTCCCGTGTCCACGAGGACCCTCGCGCTCCTCGGCGCGGACGTCCTGCGTGTGGATCCGCCGCAGATCCCTGAGATCCCGTGGCAGTACACCGACAGCGGTCAGGGGAAGCGGACGGCGGCCCTCGACGCGTCGACACCGCGCGGCCTCGCGACGCTGCAGAGCCTGAGCGACGAGGCCGACATCCTGGTGACGGGGTATCGACCACACGCCCTCGACGGCCTCGGGCTACGACGTCGCGACAGTCTGGTCACCGGCTCCGTCGACGCTTGGGGCGCGACGGGGCCTTGGGGTGATCGACGCGGTTTCGACAGCCTGGTCCAGGCCGCCACGGGCATCGCGGTGGTCGAAGGGGAGGATGGCGCTCCGGGCGCCCTGCCGGCTCAGGCACTCGACCACAGCGCGGGATACCTGCTGGCAGCGGCCATCGTCGACGACGTGGTGAGGGTCGTCGACGGCGGCGAGGCCGGCCGGTCATCGGTGTCGCTCGCGCGCGTCGGTGCAGCGCTCCAACGGCTCCCACGTGCCGAGGATCGTCACCCGTCCGCCCTCCCCGGAGCGCGGTGCCTGGTCACCCATGGTGCGGTGACGACGGCCCGCCCCGCGCTCAGTGCCTTCGACGACCACGCGTTCCCGGCGGCGGTCCTGAGGAGCACCGCACCGCAGTGGATTGCTCGCAGCTGA
- the pyk gene encoding pyruvate kinase has protein sequence MRRAKIVATLGPAVSSYENIRAIIDAGVDVTRMNLSHGSYDVHEAIYANVRKATEDSGRAVAVLVDLQGPKIRLGKFEGGPYDLAVGDIFKITTEDILGTKEISSTTFKGLPQDVKPGDFLLIDDGKVKVEVVEADDTVVTTRVIVAGPVSNNKGINLPGVAVNVPALSEKDEADLRWGLRLGADLIALSFVRDAADIDRVHEIMAEEGRKVPVIAKIEKPQAVENLESIVEAFDAIMVARGDLGVELPLEAVPIVQKRAVELARRMAKPVIVATQMLESMISSPIPTRAETSDVANAVLDGADAVMLSGETSVGAYPVITVQTMARIVESTEIHGLDRVPPLGTKPRTQAGAITLAAVEVADFVEAKFLCVFTESGESVRRMARLRNRIPILAFTPDPAIRRRMALNWGVESFVVERVTHTDQMVAQVDEVLVATGKAAVGEPVIIISGSPPGIPGTTNDIRVHKVGDVL, from the coding sequence CATCTACGCCAACGTCCGCAAGGCGACAGAGGACTCCGGCCGTGCGGTCGCCGTCCTCGTCGACCTCCAGGGCCCGAAGATCCGCCTCGGCAAGTTCGAGGGCGGCCCGTACGACCTCGCCGTCGGCGACATCTTCAAGATCACCACCGAGGACATCCTCGGCACCAAGGAGATCTCCTCGACGACCTTCAAGGGCCTGCCCCAGGACGTCAAGCCGGGCGACTTCCTGCTGATCGACGACGGCAAGGTCAAGGTCGAGGTCGTTGAAGCAGACGACACCGTCGTGACCACGCGCGTGATCGTCGCCGGTCCGGTGTCGAACAACAAGGGCATCAACCTCCCGGGTGTCGCCGTCAACGTCCCCGCGCTCAGCGAGAAGGACGAAGCGGACCTCCGTTGGGGCCTGCGTCTCGGCGCCGACCTCATCGCCCTGTCCTTCGTGCGTGACGCAGCCGACATCGACCGCGTCCACGAGATCATGGCGGAGGAGGGCCGGAAGGTCCCCGTGATCGCGAAGATCGAGAAGCCGCAGGCCGTCGAGAACCTCGAGAGCATCGTCGAGGCGTTCGACGCCATCATGGTCGCCCGAGGCGACCTGGGTGTCGAGCTTCCGCTCGAGGCCGTCCCGATCGTGCAGAAGCGCGCCGTCGAACTCGCCCGCCGCATGGCGAAGCCGGTCATCGTCGCGACGCAGATGCTCGAGTCGATGATCTCCAGCCCGATCCCGACACGCGCGGAGACCTCCGACGTCGCCAACGCGGTGCTCGACGGCGCGGACGCGGTCATGCTGAGTGGTGAGACCAGCGTCGGCGCCTATCCGGTGATCACGGTCCAGACCATGGCCCGCATCGTCGAGTCGACCGAGATCCACGGTCTCGACCGCGTCCCGCCGCTCGGCACGAAGCCGCGCACGCAGGCCGGTGCTATCACCCTCGCGGCGGTCGAGGTCGCCGACTTCGTCGAGGCGAAGTTCCTCTGCGTCTTCACGGAGTCGGGGGAGTCGGTGCGCCGGATGGCTCGCCTGCGCAACCGGATCCCGATCCTCGCGTTCACGCCCGACCCGGCGATCCGTCGTCGCATGGCGCTGAACTGGGGCGTCGAGTCCTTCGTGGTCGAGCGCGTGACGCACACCGACCAGATGGTCGCCCAGGTCGACGAGGTCCTCGTCGCCACCGGCAAGGCCGCGGTCGGCGAGCCCGTCATCATCATCTCCGGTTCCCCTCCCGGGATCCCCGGAACGACGAACGACATCCGCGTCCACAAGGTGGGCGACGTCCTCTAG